From one Agathobaculum sp. NTUH-O15-33 genomic stretch:
- a CDS encoding sensor histidine kinase: MTNHVSAEKNKPFLTGWWANKPLRHKMRVVFLTIAAAFTLFVGMTVALSESQLATVSDLMQDYHLIGRFISSYHQERTLFRPAIYSSIAFQESEHASARERTDRILNEMQRGTLMQDKTLRMYTHALTGAVESYRAEERTALGFLRGGDIRNQTFIDQYYQLDARAEYISQYAGLLLASSIETGEGRYAAARARSRKVYALLLVAIGLCGLILCLTLRLLQNTVFRPVLALSCKAEEITAGRFDTPDVPVRGRDELSMLTETFNIMKRELSHTFDTLSENARMEKNLRRQEVKNAQIQKLLERTRFAQLQSQMNPHFLFNSLNTASALATLENAGMTRSLIGELAAYFRYTLESDEDIVTLSRELDIVETYMEIQQKRFGGRLRLDLKRAPEFETILIPKYILQPLVENSVVHGLARKPEGGVIRIRIREPREGCIELSVIDNGEGTAAPARAERRSIGLDNIRRRLHLFDPGSSVTFWCKKQVGAVTRLCFHLSVTDTGERISE; the protein is encoded by the coding sequence ATGACAAACCATGTTTCTGCTGAGAAGAATAAGCCTTTCCTGACCGGCTGGTGGGCCAATAAGCCGCTGCGGCATAAAATGCGCGTCGTTTTTCTCACCATTGCCGCCGCGTTTACCCTGTTTGTCGGCATGACGGTCGCGTTGTCGGAAAGTCAGCTGGCCACGGTCAGCGATCTGATGCAGGATTATCATCTGATCGGCCGCTTTATCAGCAGCTACCATCAGGAACGGACGCTGTTCCGCCCTGCGATCTATTCTTCGATTGCCTTTCAGGAATCCGAGCACGCATCCGCACGTGAGCGCACGGATCGTATTTTAAACGAAATGCAGCGCGGCACGCTGATGCAGGACAAGACGCTGCGCATGTACACGCACGCTCTGACCGGCGCGGTTGAAAGCTATCGCGCGGAAGAGCGCACAGCGCTTGGCTTTTTAAGGGGCGGCGATATCCGCAATCAAACGTTCATCGATCAATATTACCAGCTAGATGCGCGCGCGGAGTATATCAGCCAATACGCCGGGCTGTTGCTCGCCTCCAGCATCGAAACGGGAGAGGGGCGCTACGCGGCCGCGCGCGCCCGCAGTCGCAAGGTCTACGCGCTGCTGCTGGTCGCGATTGGTTTGTGCGGTCTAATCCTGTGTTTGACGCTGCGTTTGTTACAAAATACGGTTTTCCGCCCGGTCTTGGCGCTCAGCTGCAAGGCGGAGGAAATCACAGCGGGCCGCTTTGACACGCCCGACGTGCCGGTACGCGGGCGGGACGAGTTAAGCATGCTTACCGAAACGTTCAACATAATGAAACGGGAGCTGTCCCACACCTTCGATACATTAAGCGAAAACGCTCGCATGGAAAAAAACTTGCGGCGGCAGGAGGTCAAGAACGCCCAGATACAAAAGCTGCTGGAGCGCACGCGCTTTGCGCAGCTGCAAAGCCAGATGAACCCGCACTTTTTGTTTAACAGCCTCAATACGGCGTCGGCCCTTGCCACACTGGAAAACGCCGGCATGACGCGCTCGCTGATTGGCGAGTTGGCCGCCTATTTCCGTTATACGCTCGAAAGCGACGAGGATATCGTAACCCTATCGCGCGAACTGGATATTGTGGAGACCTACATGGAAATCCAGCAAAAACGGTTTGGGGGGCGGCTGCGCCTTGATCTGAAACGCGCGCCCGAATTTGAAACCATTTTGATCCCGAAATATATTTTGCAGCCGCTGGTGGAAAACAGCGTGGTGCACGGCCTTGCGCGCAAGCCCGAAGGCGGCGTGATTCGTATTCGGATCCGTGAACCGCGGGAGGGATGCATTGAGCTTTCGGTGATCGATAACGGCGAGGGAACGGCGGCGCCCGCGCGCGCGGAGCGGCGCTCCATAGGGCTCGACAACATCCGCCGCCGCCTTCATCTGTTTGATCCCGGCAGCAGCGTTACCTTCTGGTGCAAAAAGCAGGTGGGGGCGGTCACACGCCTGTGCTTTCACCTATCCGTGACCGACACCGGAGAAAGGATATCCGAATGA
- a CDS encoding NifB/NifX family molybdenum-iron cluster-binding protein — translation MKIAVTYENGQVFQHFGHTAQFKMYEAADGKILSAEVVDTNGSGHGALAGFLAARGVDTLICGGIGGGAQAALAEAGIRLFGGVSGEADQVVAAFLSGGLQYNPDVTCNHHEQHGEGHDCGSHGHGCGGHCHG, via the coding sequence ATGAAAATCGCGGTAACGTATGAGAACGGGCAGGTGTTCCAACATTTTGGACACACCGCGCAATTTAAAATGTATGAAGCGGCGGATGGAAAAATTCTATCCGCCGAGGTAGTGGACACAAACGGCAGCGGCCACGGCGCGCTCGCGGGCTTTCTGGCGGCGCGCGGCGTGGATACGCTGATTTGCGGCGGCATTGGCGGTGGCGCGCAGGCAGCGCTGGCCGAAGCGGGCATTCGCCTGTTCGGCGGCGTGAGCGGCGAAGCCGATCAGGTGGTCGCGGCGTTTCTATCGGGCGGTTTGCAGTATAACCCGGATGTAACATGCAACCACCACGAGCAGCACGGTGAAGGACACGATTGCGGCTCGCACGGACACGGCTGCGGCGGCCACTGTCACGGCTAA
- a CDS encoding response regulator transcription factor has protein sequence MIKLLLAEDEPLALLAMEKMIQQIEPRIGLIRTAENGSRAVAEAETLKPQIAILDIEMPVMSGLDAAAIIRRQQPDCHILFLTAFSKFEYAVGAVRVAAADYLVKPVPRNELREKLSALCDQLEPKAPGESDPSRSPFYLWAETYIAAHYPENISLEQAADGLGQSPYYFSRLFKQEFGRNFIDYLTDYRLSRAERLLLETGMSAREIGEAVGYPDPTYFTKVFKRNRGTTPTSFRQNRQK, from the coding sequence ATGATCAAATTGCTTTTGGCAGAGGATGAACCGCTTGCCCTGCTTGCCATGGAAAAGATGATACAGCAGATAGAACCGCGGATCGGCTTGATCCGAACGGCGGAAAACGGCAGCCGCGCGGTTGCGGAGGCGGAGACGCTAAAGCCGCAAATAGCGATTTTGGACATTGAAATGCCGGTTATGAGCGGGTTGGATGCGGCCGCGATCATTCGCCGCCAGCAGCCGGATTGCCATATCCTATTTCTAACGGCGTTTAGCAAATTTGAATACGCGGTCGGCGCGGTGCGCGTGGCGGCGGCCGATTATCTGGTAAAGCCCGTGCCGCGCAACGAGCTGCGCGAGAAGCTGTCCGCCCTTTGCGATCAGCTGGAGCCAAAAGCACCCGGCGAATCGGATCCATCCCGTAGCCCCTTCTACCTGTGGGCGGAAACCTATATTGCCGCGCACTATCCGGAAAACATATCGCTGGAGCAAGCGGCGGATGGTCTGGGGCAAAGCCCCTACTATTTTTCCCGTTTATTTAAGCAGGAATTTGGACGCAATTTTATCGATTACTTGACGGATTATCGCCTGTCCCGCGCGGAACGTTTGCTGCTGGAAACCGGCATGAGCGCCCGCGAGATCGGGGAGGCGGTCGGCTATCCCGATCCAACCTATTTTACCAAGGTGTTTAAACGCAACCGCGGTACGACGCCGACAAGTTTTCGTCAAAATCGCCAAAAATAG
- a CDS encoding DUF134 domain-containing protein, translating to MPRPKKCRRVCGLPGVKEFGPRGMGCGGETVLMGLDEYEAIRLIDLMGLQQEQAAGQMGVARTTAQAIYNAARVKLADCVVNGKTLRIEGGDVEVCDRRAHCPRGGNCPRRACDNGAEED from the coding sequence ATGCCCAGACCGAAAAAATGCAGGCGTGTGTGCGGCCTTCCGGGCGTTAAGGAATTCGGCCCGCGCGGTATGGGCTGCGGCGGCGAAACGGTTCTGATGGGACTGGATGAGTACGAGGCGATCCGCCTGATCGACCTGATGGGCTTGCAGCAGGAACAGGCCGCCGGACAAATGGGCGTGGCGCGCACAACCGCGCAGGCAATCTACAACGCCGCGCGCGTGAAGCTGGCAGACTGTGTGGTAAACGGCAAAACGCTCCGCATTGAGGGCGGCGACGTCGAGGTGTGCGATAGACGCGCGCACTGTCCGCGCGGCGGGAACTGCCCGCGCAGAGCCTGTGACAACGGCGCAGAGGAGGATTAA